The Cyanobacteriota bacterium nucleotide sequence TCAAGAAAGTCATTGTGATTAATGGACACGGCGGTAACAAGGGCCCGTTTCTTAATGCACTCGCTGAACGCGAGAACGAGTTTGCTGATATGGATTTCAGTTTTATTAATTGGTGGGTGATGCCAGGTCTTGAAAAAAATATCATCAAGAAGTATTTTGGCGACAAGGAGGGCTACCATGCAACTCCAACAGAGATCTCTGTAACCATGGCCCTCGTGCCTGGTGCAATGACTATGCCAGATTTTTATTCATGCCCTCAAGTTCAGGTTGATAGCGACAACTGCGCCTGGGTGATGCCTGGCAAGTTCCGTGAGTACTATCCTGATGGTGTGATGCGTGCTGATTATTCTGGGTCAAGTGCCCAGATTGGTAGAGAAGCTCTTGGTTATGCAGTTAGAGAGATTCTTGAACTTGATACACTACTTGGCTAATTGGGATGTTAGACTATCAAGTCTGCAAAAGTTTGTTCTTTGTGAGCTTCAAATAAATCAACCAAGGTTTTGGCTGGTTTGATGGTCTCTTGGATTTTTTGAATGCCTTCTAGAACTGTGATCGATTTACTTATTCCGTTCGAGCCTAGTCCGTCCCTCAGATAATGATGCTTAAATTTAAGCCTATCTAGCGCTTGATAAAACTCATCAAGACCATATTGAGATGATTCAAGTCCATTATATACATGCTTTAGAGCATCAACCATGTAAGTGAAATTAGCATAACGAAAATTATTGTTGTGCCCTAGCTCAGGCATGTTCTCATAGAGCGATTGTGCAAGTTCACCTTTAGTTTTCAGAATCTCTAATAACTTATCTAGCTTTGTAACAGCAGTAGTGATTTGTTCTACTTGTTGTTCTTTAGCACTTAACTTTACTGGGGCTGCTGGGATTTCAAAGAGAGTTTGATCTGGATCGATAACTGGTTCTTGAGGATCTGCTTTTAAAAGTGCTTGAGCTTCATCTCTATTAGTTTCTTCAAATCCAGTGAAGTGCTCAGTATAATCTATTGTATTACCATCAGGGTTAGGACTTATTGTCTCAATATGGCATAAATCTCTTGGTGTTATTGGTTGTTGTATTTTGTAGCTCATATTGT carries:
- a CDS encoding creatininase family protein — encoded protein: MNLETQIEKLLEKPESFLDPATNEYLLANKSSPDIVEYLKQEQRIILPIGSTEQHGPDGILGIDHITATGIAYAVAKLSGILCAPPLNYGMAMHHLGFAGTMALRPTTYIQVIGDLLHSLCIHGFKKVIVINGHGGNKGPFLNALAERENEFADMDFSFINWWVMPGLEKNIIKKYFGDKEGYHATPTEISVTMALVPGAMTMPDFYSCPQVQVDSDNCAWVMPGKFREYYPDGVMRADYSGSSAQIGREALGYAVREILELDTLLG